Part of the Kineococcus aurantiacus genome, CCTCGTGCACGCAGTAGGGGCGGCCGGAGACGTCGACGACGACGTGGGCCAGCGCCTCGTCCAGGGGTACGGTCGCGTCGGCGAAGCGGCGGATGCCGGACTTGTCGCCCAGCGCCTGCCGGAACGCCTGGCCCAGGACGATCGCGGTGTCCTCGACGGTGTGGTGGACGTCGATGTGGGTGTCGCCGCTGGCGCGGACGGTGAGGTCCATGAGGGAGTGCTTGCCCAGCGCCGTGAGCATGTGGTCGTAGAACGGCACGCTCGTGTCGATCCGCGTCGTCCCGGACCCGTCGAGGTCGAGTTCGACGAGGACGCTGGACTCGCTGGTGCTGCGCTCGATCCGCGCGGTACGGCTCACTGCTGACCCACCACTTCCTGGAGTGCGGTACGGAACTGCTGCATCTCGTCGGCCGTGCCGACCGTGACCCGCAACCAGCCGGCCGGGCCGGTCTCGCGGATGAGGACCCCGCGGTCCAGCAGACCCTGCCAGACGGCGTGCCGGTCCTCGAAGCGCCCGAACAGGACGAAGTTCGCGTCCGACTCGGCCACCTCGAACCCGTTGCCGCGCAGCCACACGACGGTCTCGTCGCGGCGGGTGCGCAGTTCGTCGACCGTCGAGAGCAGCGTCGCGGAGTGCTTCAGCGCAGCCCGGGCGGTGGCCTGGGT contains:
- the hisB gene encoding imidazoleglycerol-phosphate dehydratase HisB, with the translated sequence MSRTARIERSTSESSVLVELDLDGSGTTRIDTSVPFYDHMLTALGKHSLMDLTVRASGDTHIDVHHTVEDTAIVLGQAFRQALGDKSGIRRFADATVPLDEALAHVVVDVSGRPYCVHEGEPAGQEFHLIGGHFTGSLTRHVLESFAFHAQICLHVRVLAGRDPHHVVEAQFKALARALRYAVEPDPRVQGIPSTKGAL